A single region of the Betta splendens chromosome 12, fBetSpl5.4, whole genome shotgun sequence genome encodes:
- the tjp2a gene encoding tight junction protein ZO-2a isoform X6 produces MEETVWEQYTVTLHRDPKMGFGLAVSGGRDNPNEETGETSIVVSDVLQGGPAEGLLFENDRVIQVNATAMEGAVHSFAVQTLRKCGKVAKITVKRPRKVPVNLLNRPPSPDDRVFSNDYNDDYNYEQDRRSVYSARSGGGPDPERERGMGGYMDSGYQTRERDYDRDYDRRERGRSMDRDLSPDRQYRRDGSRGRTIDRERSPDNRYRKENMLGHDYSPDRRYRSERALDRDRSPDRRYRSERTLDRDYSPDRRYRSERTLDRNNSPDLRYRRDPSLERGSERISSDQRKYDDAPKRSGSRDRLDHSPSPAPMPIPLSRPARDLEPLEKPVNVVLLKNRPNDEYGLRLGSQLFIKEMTNTGLASRDGNLQEGDIILKINGTVTENLSLSDAGKLIEKSRGKLQLVVQRDRRQVLIRVPPMVDSDSELDDISEIESYRSYSPQDDRRGHHSDLSSHSSNERLREKPREDPPNRLAKMGALPTPFRGLDKPSENTPSVNAEREEPRSETPPVPSVIVAPKTHAPKVLTPKVPLKPSLEDQEIYGPDTVMVKFQKGESVGLRLAGGNDVGIFVAGVQEDSAAEQEGLCTGDQIVKVNNMDFRGMVREDAVLYLLDIPKGDDVTILAQSNPDVYKDIMASGRGDSFFIRTHFEYEKESAQGLSFSRGQIFKVTDTLYDGKLGNWLAIRTGTDNQLLEKGIIPNKSRAEQIANVQNAARAAAGNDRGDFWRLRGQRAAKKKDLRKSREDLTAAPVTTKFPAYERVVLREAGFKRPVVIFGPISDAVNEKLANEMPNEFIIAKTEPKDAGSEKSSGVVRLNTIRQIIEQDHHALLDVTPKAVDTLNYTQWYPIVLFLNPDSKQGVKTMRNRLLPGSSRSARKLYEQAVKLRKTCSHLFTATIDLNSANDAWYGSVKDKVREQQDRAVWVCEGKLDGSEEDLDLQEDSMSYLSAMSADYLSMDSRLNSDYDDTADEGGAYTDNELDEPLDEPQTVSAISRSSEPVLQDEKPHPEPRARIKRSGSREVLHREPTPPPSFVPEPPKVRGQTARTESARSFDSHSSSTISSDVALGNRPLPPPVALKPSVTRLNQPAEEQGKEEDDPANKSFLGKIKAFEKMDHLARAQRLLELQEAENARLEIAQKHPDIYAIPVKLPKPNLNRPQPIGSNAEPQTASRPPYSHEDSEAEYRRQLAEQTKRGYYNPQKYKDTEL; encoded by the exons ATGGAGGAGACTGTGTGGGAGCAGTACACTGTGACCCTGCACAGG GATCCAAAAATGGGCTTTGGCCTTGCAGTGTCAGGGGGCCGAGACAACCCAAATGAGGAAACTGGCGAGACTTCAATTGTGGTGTCTGATGTGTTGCAGGGAGGACCTGCTGAAGGGTTATTATT TGAGAATGACCGGGTCATTCAGGTAAATGCCACCGCCATGGAGGGGGCCGTTCACTCCTTCGCTGTCCAGACCCTCAGGAAATGTGGCAAAGTTGCAAAAATT ACAGTTAAGAGGCCCAGGAAGGTTCCAGTAAATCTGCTGAACCGCCCCCCATCACCTGATGACCGAGTCTTCAGTAACGACTACAATGATGATTACAACTATGAGCAGGACCGCCGCAGTGTGTACAGCGCCCGAAGTGGCGGTGGACCGGACCCAGAGAGGGAACGAGGCATGGGAGGTTACATGGATTCTGGCTATCAAACACGAGAGCGCGACTATGACAGAGACTATGATCGGCGGGAACGGGGCAGGAGCATGGATAGAGATCTCAGTCCAGACCGGCAATACAGGAGAGATGGCAGCAGAGGTCGCACTATAGACAGAGAGCGCAGCCCAGATAACCGCTACAGGAAGGAAAACATGCTCGGCCATGACTACAGCCCAGACAGAAGATATCGTAGTGAGCGCGCATTAGACCGAGACCGCAGTCCTGACCGGCGGTACCGCAGTGAACGAACCCTGGACCGGGACTACAGCCCGGACAGGCGTTACCGCAGCGAGCGAACCCTGGATCGCAACAACAGCCCTGACCTGCGCTACAGGCGTGATCCCAGCTTAGAACGGGGAAGTGAACGCATCTCGAGTGACCAGAGGAAGTATGATGACGCGCCAAAGCGAAGTGGGAGCAGGGACCGCCTGGACCATTCACCTTCACCTGCCCCCATGCCCATCCCTCTGTCACGCCCTGCTCGGGACCTGGAGCCACTAGAGAAACCAGTGAATGTGGTGCTTCTCAAGAACAGACCCAACGATG AGTATGGTCTTCGTCTGGGCAGTCAGCTCTTCATCAAAGAGATGACCAACACAGGTCTTGCCAGCAGGGATGGGAACCTGCAAGAAGGAGACATTATACTAAAG ATTAATGGTACGGTGACAGAAAACCTCTCTCTCAGCGATGCAGGAAAGCTGATTGAGAAATCTCGTGGGAAGTTGCAGCTTGTAGTGCAGAGAGACCGTCGGCAGGTGCTGATCCGAGTCCCTCCGATGGTCGACAGCGACTCAGAGCTTGATG aTATCTCGGAGATCGAGTCATACCGCTCCTACTCTCCACAGGATGATAGGCGGGGCCACCACTCCGACCTCTCCTCCCACTCTTCCAATGAAAGGCTTAGGGAAAAGCCCAG AGAGGACCCACCTAACAGGCTGGCGAAAATGGGCGCCTTGCCAACACCGTTCAGAGGTCTTGACAAACCGTCAGAAAACACACCCAGTGTGAACGCGGAGAGGGAGGAGCCACGATCAGAAACCCCACCAG TACCATCAGTCATCGTGGCCCCAAAGACTCATGCTCCAAAGGTGCTAACTCCTAAGGTGCCACTTAAACCAAGCTTGGAGGACCAGGAAATATATGG GCCAGACACCGTGATGGTGAAATTCCAGAAGGGTGAGAGCGTAGGCCTGAGGCTGGCGGGAGGAAACGATGTCGGCATCTTTGTCGCTGGTGTTCAGGAGGACAGTGCAGCTGAGCAGGAGGGTCTCTGCACAGGAGATCAGATTGTCAAA GTGAACAACATGGACTTTAGAGGTATGGTGCGTGAGGATGCAGTCCTTTACCTTCTGGACATCCCTAAAGGAGATGATGTCACCATTCTTGCCCAGAGCAACCCAGATG TGTACAAGGACATCATGGCCTCCGGCAGAGGCGACTCCTTCTTCATCAGGACGCATTTTGAGTATGAGAAGGAGTCGGCACAGGGCCTTTCTTTCTCCAGAGGACAGATCTTCAAAGTTACAGACACACTTTACGATGGCAAACTGGGAAACTGGCTGGCCATTCGCACTGGCACAgacaaccagctgctggagaaaGGAATCATCCCTAACAAGAGCAG agcagagcaaaTTGCCAATGTGCAGAATGCTGCTCGGGCTGCAGCAGGCAATGACAGAGGAGATTTCTGGAGGCTGAGAGGTCAAAGAGCGGCAAAGAAAAAAGATCTCCGCAAGAGCCGAGAGGATCTGACTGCTGCTCCAGTCACCACCAAATTTCCCGCTTACGAGAGAGTTGTCTTACGTGAAG CTGGATTCAAGAGACCTGTGGTGATCTTTGGGCCCATTTCTGATGCAGTGAATGAAAAACTGGCCAATGAAATGCCAAACGAGTTTATCATTGCTA AGACTGAGCCCAAAGATGCAGGGAGTGAGAAATCCTCCGGAGTGGTGAGACTGAACACCATCCGACAAATCATTGAACAA GACCACCACGCTCTGCTGGATGTGACTCCAAAAGCTGTGGACACTTTGAACTACACCCAGTGGTATCCCATTGTCCTCTTCCTCAACCCAGATTCCAAGCAAGGTGTCAAGACCATGAGAAACCGCCTCCTGCCTGGATCCAGCCGCAGCGCCCGCAAACTGTACGAGCAGGCTGTGAAGCTGAGGAAGACCTGCTCTCACCTCTTCACTG CAACGATTGATCTGAACTCGGCCAACGATGCGTGGTATGGCAGCGTGAAAGATAAAGTTcgtgaacagcaggacagagccgtgtgggtgtgtgagggCAAG CTGGACGGTTCAGAGGAGGACCTGGATCTCCAAGAGGACAGCATGTCGTACCTGTCAGCCATGAGCGCGGACTACCTGAGCATGGACAGCCGCCTCAACAGCGACTACGACGACACCGCGGATGAAGGCGGGGCTTATACCGACAATGAGCTGGACGAGCCCTTAGATGAACCCCAGACCGTGTCGGCCATCAGTCGATCGTCTGAGCCCGTGCTACAAGATGAG AAACCTCACCCTGAACCCCGGGCTCGCATCAAGCGGTCAGGGAGCAGAGAGGTGCTCCACAGAGAGCCCACCCCTCCCCCTTCTTTTGTCCCTGAACCCCCAAAG GTCCGTGGTCAGACCGCGCGGACCGAGTCAGCACGAAGTTTTGACTCACATTCTAGTAGCACCATCAGCAGTGACGTAGCGCTGGGAAACAGGCCACTTCCCCCTCCTGTGGCCCTAAAGCCCAGTGTCACCCGCCTGAACCAACCGGCAGAGGAGCAGGGCAAGGAGGAAGACGACCCTGCAAACAAGTCTTTCCTTGGCAAA ATTAAAGCTTTTGAGAAGATGGATCACCTGGCACGAGCCCAAAggctcctggagctgcaggaggcagaaaacGCTAGG TTGGAGATTGCTCAGAAGCATCCAGACATCTACGCCATCCCAGTGAAACTGCCAAAACCCAATCTTAACCGTCCTCAGCCAATAGG CTCAAACGCCGAGCCACAGACTGCATCCAGGCCTCCGTACTCACACGAGGACAGCGAGGCGGAGTACCGCAGACAGCTGGCAGAGCAGACAAAGAGGGGATACTACAATCCCCAGAAATACAAAGACACAGAGCTGTAA